One Streptomyces dangxiongensis genomic window, TCGTTCCCTCGGCCCGCATCTGCTCGATCCGCCGCTCCAGATGCAGCTTCTCCATCTTGAACGCGGGGATGCCGTACCGCATCAGCCCACCGATCCGGTCATCCTTCTCGTACACCGCCACCGTGTGCCCGGCCCGGGTCAGCTGCTGCGCCGCGGCCAGCCCCGTGGGCCCGGAGCCGATGACGGCGACCGTCTTCCCGGACAACCGCTCGGGCGGCCGGGCCGGGGTGAAACCCTCCTCCCACGCCCGGTCCGCGATCGCGCACTCGACGTTCTTGATCGTGACGGCCGGCTGGTTGATCGCCAGCACACACCCCGCCTCGCACGGCGCCGGACACAACCGCCCGGTGAACTCGGGGAAGTTGTTCGTGGCGTGCAACCGGTCACTCGCGTCCCGCCAGTCCTCCCGGGACACCAGGTCGTTCCACTCGGGGATGAGGTTTCCCAGCGGACAGGCGTGGTGGCAGAACGGGACGCCGCAGTCCATGCACCGGTCGGCCTGCTTGCTGATGATGGGCAGCAACGCTCCCGGGACGTAGACCTCGTCCCAGTCCCGCACCCGCTCCTCGACGGGCCGCCGCGGCCACTCCTGGCGCGGCGTGGTCATGAACCCCTTGGGATCGGCCATGGGCGTCTTCCTCGCGTACGGGGCACCGAAGGCACCGGATGTACGACGGGCGGGGCCTCGACGGGCACCGCTCTTGCGGCCACGATACGTCCGCGCCGGCAACCGCGCAGAGTGGCGGACAGCGCTTTCTGGCGGGCTTTTCCTGGCAGCGCCGGCCGGCGGCACGGCACCAGCACCACACCACCCTTGCCGACGGCCCTGCGACCGGTAGCCGGCCCTGCGGCCGGTGCCGGCCACCACAGGAGCGCACCGTTCCGCACACCGCGGCGGGGTCGTCCTGCCTCCTCAGCCCGCGTACTCCTCCCCGGCCCCCCGCCACGTCCGCAGCACGTCCTCCACCGACGGGGCGATCCGGCGCCTCGCCTCGTACCGTGCCACTCCGCTCATCAGCAGCCGGTCGTACGGCGTGTCCACATGCCGTACGGCCGCCACCACCGCCGCTGTCACCGCCCCCTCGGACAGCACGCGCCCGGCAGCGCTGCGCCCGACCCGCCCGCTGCCCCGTACCGACGCGTGGGCCGCGATCGCCCGAGCCCGTCCGTCCGGGCAACCGGGGAACAGCCGGAGGATTTCGGCGGTGAACGCCGCAGCGAACCGCTCGTCCGCCATGGCCCTGCCCCGCGCCTCCCGCGCCCGCCTCCGGCGCCGCGCCTCCGCGTCCGCCAGACAGCGGGCCTCGGCCCGGGCCAGCGCCGCCGCCTCCACCAGCACGCCCTGGCGTTCGTAGCGGCTCTTGCGGCGGTTGAACCGCACCACCACCGCCGACAGCGAACTCTCCTCCCACGACCGGCGGGTGAGCGCCGTGTCGCCGCGCGGCAGGAACACCAGGTGTCCGAGGTCGGCACAGGCCAGGCACCACGGGGCTCCGTCCTCCAGCAGGAGCAGCGACAGCGGACCGCGCCGACAGCCGGCGCACCGCTT contains:
- a CDS encoding DUF2293 domain-containing protein; the protein is MAFPTTPRSPGRLVVVQPLKRKRCAGCRRGPLSLLLLEDGAPWCLACADLGHLVFLPRGDTALTRRSWEESSLSAVVVRFNRRKSRYERQGVLVEAAALARAEARCLADAEARRRRRAREARGRAMADERFAAAFTAEILRLFPGCPDGRARAIAAHASVRGSGRVGRSAAGRVLSEGAVTAAVVAAVRHVDTPYDRLLMSGVARYEARRRIAPSVEDVLRTWRGAGEEYAG